The DNA sequence GCTGACCAGCAGCCCGACGACTAGGATCGGCCGGGCGATCCGGAAAATGGTCACCCCCGAAGTGCGCAGGGCGATCATTTCGTTGTCCTTGCAGAGGCGGCCGAGCGCCATGACGGTACCAAAGAGGGTCGAGACCGGAAAGGTCAGCACCAAAAGCGACGGCAGTTTGTACAGCATCAGCTTAAGGACCGCCCAGAGCGGCACCCCCTTGTTGATGATCAGGTCCGCCATGGTGAAGAGCAGGTCAACTGCCAGCACCATGATGAAGCCGACCACCCCCAGCAAAAAGGGGCCCAGCATCTCGCGGACAATGTACCGGTCTAGGGTCTTCATTCAGCGTCTTTGCGTCGTTTGACCTCGCGGCGTTTCGCCTGCTCCAACTCCTGGCGGCGGCGCGCCGAAGGTTTCTGGTAAAACTCCCGCTTTTTCATCTCGTCGAGATGGCCCTCGTGGCGCAACTTAGTCTTGAACTTGCGTAAAGCCTTCTCCAGGTCTTCGCCTTTTCTGATCTCTATCTTAGGCATGATCTTCCCTCCTCTCGTTAAATTACTTCTTTGCGCCGTGTTCGTATTCGAGGCAACACATCAGCCGGCCGCAGACTCCAGCCGTCTTGGTCGGCGACATCGCCAGGCCTTGTTCCTTGACCATCTTGACGGTCACGTGTTTTGGTTTATCCAGCCAGACGGAACAGCAGAGCGAACGGCCGCACGGGCCGACGCCACCGAACAGGCGCGCTTCGTCGCGCGGCGAGACCTGGCGCATATCCACCCGGGCGGAAAAAACGCTCGCCAGGTCGCGCGAGAAATCGCGCAGGTTCTGAGCTTTACTCCCTTCGGAGACGTGATGGTAGACGATCGCCTGGCTGGCGTCAAACAGGAATTCAATGGCAATGATCTTGAGCGAAAGTTCATGTTCTTTGATCTTGACCTGCGCCTGAAGCAGGGCTTTTTTCTCCAGCTCGCCGATCTGGTGTTCCTTTTCCACATCCTCGGCCGTGGCGTAGCGGATGACCTTCTTGAGCTTAACGTCGCGTGACAGCGCCCGGGGGAAACCGCGCGGGCAAGCGATGATCTCGCCGTACTCGATGCCGCGGTCGGTTTGGACGATGACCGGCGAGCCGATCTTGATCGACTCTTCACGGTAACCGGTGATCGGGCAGATCCGGTTAAACTTGCGGAGCCTGATCCCAAGGTTCATGTGTTCACTCATTTTCTTCCCATCTCCAGACAGGCGACGTCGAGGTTCAGCTTTAAGTTGGCCTTCCGTTTGCAGTTCTTGACCGCTTCCAGCAAAACCCTGACCAGCCTGATATCTTGCAACTCATTCCGGGCAAAAAAAGCCAGATCGTAGAGGAGCGGTTCCAGCCGCGCGTCTTCCCGCTCCTTTTGCAGTTCCGTCGACAGGGCCAGCAACTGTCCCACGCTCTTTTCCCGGACGCGCCGCAGTTCGGCATAGAACGGTTCATTTTCCGCCTTAACCTGCCAAGCCCGGGTGCTCTCCCCAAAGACGACCCGCTGGCAGCGGGAGACGATCGTCGCCGGGAGCCGGTCTTCTCTTTCGACCAGCAGGATAAAAACGACCCGGGGGGGCGGCTCTTCCAGCGTCTTCAGAAAAGCGGCCGCGGCCTCGGGGATCAAAGTGTCCGCCGGTTCGATCAGGACGCATAAATGCTCGCCCGCCGAGGGGCCGTAACGA is a window from the Candidatus Margulisiibacteriota bacterium genome containing:
- the rpsU gene encoding 30S ribosomal protein S21, giving the protein MPKIEIRKGEDLEKALRKFKTKLRHEGHLDEMKKREFYQKPSARRRQELEQAKRREVKRRKDAE
- the ricT gene encoding regulatory iron-sulfur-containing complex subunit RicT, whose protein sequence is MSEHMNLGIRLRKFNRICPITGYREESIKIGSPVIVQTDRGIEYGEIIACPRGFPRALSRDVKLKKVIRYATAEDVEKEHQIGELEKKALLQAQVKIKEHELSLKIIAIEFLFDASQAIVYHHVSEGSKAQNLRDFSRDLASVFSARVDMRQVSPRDEARLFGGVGPCGRSLCCSVWLDKPKHVTVKMVKEQGLAMSPTKTAGVCGRLMCCLEYEHGAKK